GATTTTGATTCCCTGGAAAACCCGGAAGTTTACATAGTGGAATCCCTGGAAAGAAATTCCCAGCTTATTCCCGAAAAATCTGTCTTAGGAGGTACAATGCGATTTGTAGATTCTGAAATTCTAAACGAAAGATTTATCTGGGCTGCTTATGAGGACGGGCACGTAGCCGGCGAAGCAATTTTTCAATATAAATTAAACGAAGCCGATAGCGTTGACTTTAAACTAATTTCGAAAATTAAAAATTAGGCAACGGCTGGATTTGCAAATTTCTCTCGAAGTAAGTCCAGATCTTCTCCAGTAAACCCTTTTAATTCAACCATATCTCCAGTTGCCCTGGGTGCCTTTATAATCAGGTTATAATTGCTTAAATGGATATTTACCTCTGGGTTAAAATAATAGGCCTTTGGTTTTTGATGTAATCTGGCAACGATCAGTTTTTCTTCGTCCCAGGCGATATATTCGGTGTTTCTATCTTTTTGTTTATAAGCAAGCCAGGCATATAAAATACCTGATATTCCATATAAGGTCGACACTAAATATCGCCCTGAATCAGAATTCAAGTAAAAAGCGAAGCCCATTGACAGCCAGAAAAATGCAAAGATATAATTGAGGTTCCTTTTAAAGAAGCTGGTCTTTTTTATAATTTTTTGCATCTCAGGCGGTAGCTAAATTTTGCTCGGGAGTTAATTCGGTTTTTAGTTTTTCTATATCGGCTTCGGTATAGCCTTTCAGCTCGACCATAGTTCCACCTGCAGGTCCCGACTTTATGGTCAGGTTGGTGGCTGAAACTTTTATACCATCAATCCTCTCCCAACTATAAAATCTAGTGCTCTGTTGCCATTCGCTAATTTCTATTTTTTCATCATCCCAACGGATAAATTCTAATGGCAGGTCTTTTTTGAAATAACCAACCACGGCATAAACGAGTCCGATGATTGTATAGCCATAAGCCATAACATCGTAAGTTTTGACTATTAACATAGTAATCCCAAAAAACAACCAAATCCCTCCCATAATGAAGAAGTAGTTTCTTCGGAAAAAAGTGACTTTTTTAGAAATTTGCGGCATAGGTTTTAGAATATAGAGGTAAGATAATAAATTTTTTAAAGTTTATATGGAGCTTTTAGCCAGCAAGATGCCTCCTTTTCTTCCATTCCTTCGATAATTTTGTCACTTCGAGTGGTTTTGAAAACCGGGAGGTTTTCGAAAGTGTATCGAGAAGTTCTCGATATGGTTTTTACGGCTGTCGCCTTAAAAACCTACTCGAACTGACGTAACACCTTGTAGAAAATAAAACTATGAAGTTGAAATAGCTCGTCACTTCGAGTGAGCCCGATGATAATCGGGCTTGTATCGAGAAGTGGTAATAGTTCTCATCAACTGTTCTCAATATGATTTTTTCGACTACCGTCTCAAAAACCTACTCGAACTAACGTGAGAATTTAGTAACTTATTATTCCTTTAATAACTGCATAATGAGAGTCAGCTTTGTATATATCCTGGAATGTGCTGATAACACCTATTATACTGGAGTTACCTCTAACCTTGAAAAAAGAATGATTGAGCATCAAGGCGGAGCTCATCCTGAGAGATATACCGCTAAAAGAAGACCTTTAAAACTGGTGTTTTTCGCGGAATTTACAGATATTAATTTTGCAATAATTCGAGAAAAACAAATTAAAAAATGGTCTCGAGCTAAAAAGAAAGCTTTAATAAATGGGAGGTTTGAAGACTTACCGAATCTGGCTAAGAAAAACTTCAGTTAGTTCTCGATATGCTTTCTACGGCTACCGCCTTAGAAACCTACTCGAACTGACGGAGCACCTTGTAGAAAATAAAAATATGAAACTGAAATAGCGCGTCACTTCGAGTGAGCCCGATGATAATCGGGATTGTATCGAGAA
The sequence above is drawn from the Salegentibacter mishustinae genome and encodes:
- a CDS encoding YdbT family protein; protein product: MPQISKKVTFFRRNYFFIMGGIWLFFGITMLIVKTYDVMAYGYTIIGLVYAVVGYFKKDLPLEFIRWDDEKIEISEWQQSTRFYSWERIDGIKVSATNLTIKSGPAGGTMVELKGYTEADIEKLKTELTPEQNLATA
- a CDS encoding GIY-YIG nuclease family protein, whose amino-acid sequence is MRVSFVYILECADNTYYTGVTSNLEKRMIEHQGGAHPERYTAKRRPLKLVFFAEFTDINFAIIREKQIKKWSRAKKKALINGRFEDLPNLAKKNFS